gcagtggccggatctcggctcactgcaagctccgcctctcgggttcacgccattctcctgcctcagcctcccgagtagctgggactacaggcgcccgccacctcgcccggctagttttttttttgtatttcttaatagagacggggtttcaccgtgttagccaggatggtctcgatctcctgacctcgtgatccgcctgtctcggcctcccaaagtgctggaattacaggcgtgagccaccgcgcccggcagtaaCATCTTCTTTCATCCTGTTGTTGGGGGTAAGTCGCAGTCAGTTTTCTTCATCAGCCAAGTGTAGATATTTCATGAGCCATAAAACTCGAAAATCCAGTTAGCTTCCTCCATTTCCACTCACCCACCATTTTCATTGAAATTATATTCACTATTAGAAAAAGACACCATTCATTGGTCTTCActtttattgaaatacaaaatgttaaatatgcaAGCTGTACTAATGAAGGTGCTCCTTGAAGTTGATAAAGGAGGACTGGGCTGCTTGTGGCTTCCTGCAGGGGAGAGAAAGAACAGAATGTCAAGATGGTCACCCTTGTTGCCTCATCCCATCCCTCATCATGATTTTTCTTGCATCCTCTTCCATGTGCTCTTGCCACTTCCCTTGATTTCCATTTGTGACATCTTAGTCTATTTACCAAAATGTGATCTTTGTAAGACCTAATTTAAAGCATATCACTTCTTTTTTCTAAAGCACTAGAAAGGCTTCCTGTCTCACTcaggtaataatttttaaaggtttaccATGTGATAACATAGAACCATGAGATCTGACTTCTCACTGCTTCTCCTAATTTGTCTCTGCCATTTTCCCCAGTAACGTTCTCTTTTGGTCACACTGTCTCATTGcagttatttaaatatgtttagcgCATTGCTACCCCAGGGCATTTGCACTGGCTGTATTCTGTGCTGGAACACTTTCCCTGCATAAGAACCACGTTATTCACTCCCCAACTCTCTCCATTCTTTGTTCTGATTTCATTATTTCAAGAAAAGCTTTTGAGTGAAATATCTATAGGAGTACAGTATCCATCATTCTgcgttttcctttctcttcctttattcttccttttatctttttttgctttctgacCTGTGATGTATTTACCACTTTATGTTTTCAGATTCTGTTTCTACTCACTAGAATATACGCTGTCTGAGTGTAAGAAATCTATTTACTTTGTTAATTGGCATATTCCAAGCATCTAGAACAGAATCTGGTGCATAGTTAGTGTTGGCAAATATTGGTCAACAAACAGTTCCATGTCCAAATGTCACCCCATTGGATGGATTAGGCACTGAAAGCTGTTACGCTGAAATGATGCAATATTGTGACTGAAGTGTCAGAAACCAAGAGTAAAAAATTATGTGGTAAATGTTGGAAGTATTGAGAACAACTTTATACAATtcactataaaatataattttaagtatgCATGTTGGAGATAAACTGATAATAGTCTTATAATCTAGTGtgaaataaagctgttatgagtGAAGAAAGTAATCATTTGGTACAGACTCAATGTACCCATTCTATAACATTgtaatcaaaataataacaaaagttaCGTTGGAGCTTGAAGGAACTTCTTGACTGTGATTGAGGATTCAGAAGCCAACTCTGAGTGATTGGTGATCTGCATTGTGAGAACAGTCTGAGAACCAGAGCCTAGATCAACACAAACTCTACAGTGTAGGATGTATTTTCTACTATCTGGTAATGGTACCTGGATGTCGGTAATGTGGTATTTGCTGTGACATCCTTACTCAGCGGATCAAAATGCTGCTTTCTCCAGAGTTAGCTCCTTTGTTTACTCCATTTTGTTCAGGGTTTGATGCAGTGTTTGGTTActtagtgtctctctctctctttctctctctctctctctctctctctctgtgtgtgtgtatgtaagaaagggagaataaaagagaaagactATGAgagataaatgaatataaatagtaATGGAAGCATGAGCATGTTTCCATTTTAATAGTTGTTATCCTTAGTTTTTCATTATCACACTCTGCTGCAGCTTTTCTTACTTccttgattgattgattgcctGATTAATTGTAGAGTTGGAGGAGTCCAAATGCATATAAGTCAGAAAAAAAGTAGCAGATAATCACCAGACTATATCAACAAAAACACCAATTTGACCATCCAAGTACTCAGCTGTCATTTGTCACTGGACCTAACCACCAATATCACTCTCTCATTTATTTCACACACCACCAACAACTCTCAATACTTCACCATTTTCAATTGCCCGGAAAGAGGTAGAAATATCTTGTCATGGACAGTCGTTCTATGGTGGGCATTTGGGCTTTAGCCCTTGGAGTTTCAAATGATTGCTgtacctgaaaaataaaataggctgtaGATGAGACAAGACTCTTTTCAGGTCTCAGAAAGCATCTTGCACCATGAACCAGACAACACCTGGAATGAAAAGAGCTTGCAGGTTTCATAGAACCAAGCCCATGGGCATTCTAACTCCTCAACATTGCACCCTGCCTCTTAGAATTAACACTCCCTGTCAGACTGCACTATTTACATCAAAATAAACACCTTATGGCTAATCCAACGTCTTTCAacattcattttctctattttccatttctgacCTACAGATCTGACAATAAGTTATTCCTTGGAAACTGTTCATGAAAACTGGATAAGGAAGGACTCTGTACTTTCAATGCCCACCAAAGCTGATTTCTCAACTGAAGGAGAATTAAATCTGAGTATCttgtcttatctttttttttttttttgagttgaagtcttgcactgtctcctgggctggagtacaatgtgcgacctcagctcactgcaacctctgcctcccaagttcaagcaattctcctgcctcagtctcccaagtagctgggattacaggtgcccgccaccaagcctagctaattgtgtttttttttgtatttctagtagagacgtggtttcactatgttgaccaggctggtctcaaactcctgactttgtgatccacccacctcggcctcccaaagtgctgggattacaggggtgagtcaccgcgcccagccccagtaTCTTAAGACCCAAACACTGAACAACTTTCATATCTCCACCACCAAGCTGATCTTGAAGATTTTCTGAATCAATGATTGGTAAGAGTCTACTTATCCTAAATCCAGAATTTTCAGTTCCTTTTTCTATGAACATCCTTGAAAGTACGATGTCTATCTCCTAATTAtccaaaaagatttaaaagatttAACTTCCTAGATTTCTATTCACaggaactctgtctcaatttatgctgcattttctcctcctcctccttctcctcctcctcctcttccttctcatcctccttctcatcctcctcctttcagtacttttttttttttttaataagacagggtcttactctgttgtccaggctagagggtagtggtgcaatctcagctcattgcaacttctgcttcctgggctccagtgattcttctacctcagctctcaggtagctcagattacaggctcTAGTcaatatgcctggctaatttttgtattttttgtagagacgggtttcgccatgttgcctaggctggcctcaaattcctggattcaagccactCCACCCTTCTtcgggctcctaaagtgctgggattacaggaatgagtgaCTGTGCTGGTCCTGGATGGTTTCTTCTTTAAATGCCAAGGTGTATCTTTCTTTTCCCATAGGAGTTTTACTGTTTTCTACAATTTTTACTTTACTAATAATTATACTATTCTATGTTAATGCCTatcccattttctctttaaacAAGAGGGAGcatttatctatgtatttatgcatctatttattcaataattattagTTGAATATCTGCCACATGCCCGGTTTGTTGAATTACTGAGCAAATCCCTGCCATCCTGAAGTTTGCATGCTAATGAGTAAATACAGgtttaaaaaaacagacacataaataaactattaatatatgCTGAGTAGGTGGAGGTACgagctatggagaaaaataatataggaaGTAGTGGGAATAAGGAATGTCCCAAGTTGGGCAAGGAATAGAAAATCTTTCCTTCTACACATTTTATTGAAAGAATGACTTCATTTTGTTCCCTCTCACATGTCTTCATGGATCCTATCACAATCTGTAAGCTCATATTCGTTGGTTAACCCACATTTTCAGTATCCGTATCTCCCACGAAAATGTGAGTCCTAGAAGATAGGCTTACGTCACGTAGGGCTCATTTACCCCTCTGTCACTAGGAGGAACTCCATGACCTAGCGGACCACTCAGATTTCATCTATTTAGTAAACtaagtaattatttcaaaatattttttcttctctaaaacttAAGAACTTATAGTCCATAACATAAAGCTTAGGGttgacatttttttattttactttgatctTCTGCTGGGATATATTGGAATTGTCTTTTCTTTAGCCATATTTCAAACAGCCGAACGACAGAAACTAGGTACCTCTCTACTTTCACTTCCCTGACAAAGATTGTCATTGTGAAGTGAAAGGCGAATCATGACAAATTCTtcctgaagaaataaatgaataaccagaaaagaaagagacacttACCTTCCGAAATACTTCCTCTAGGTGGCAGCACCAAGAATATTTCTGGAAGCATGTGACGAGCTGTGTGATGAAGACAGAGCCCATTGTGCTGTCTCTCCAGGACACGTTATCTATGATGACACAGATGGATATGCCTTAGGATATGACTTtcaatatgtttttgtttatattttcattttgagaatttttaaaaaagaaaagcatagctTGGGAATTATCTTTACAGATTTGTAGGAAGCACTTACAACCTGACATTTACCCACTTTCCACagaaagtaaacagaaaacctagcAAAAGGTGACCAAAAGTTGCAGTTCGTAAGCATTGCAAGAGATTGTGTAATGAATGAATTTTGATTCTTGGGTTTGACTTTCTACTACAAAACTCACGCTCATTCTCTCGGCTTTTATAGGGACTTGAGAAATAACTGGAATTATCCCACTTTACAGAGGAAGGAATAGAAGCGCAGAAAGATGAAGCAACTTCCCCATGTTCACACATTGAGTAACCAACAAAAAATTGCTACCAGGCTCTATGGTTGTTTGCAGAttatgccacactgtctttcaccaTATAGTAAACAAAATGATGAACACATGACAAGTTTCAGTTATAGAAGACAAAAAACGTGATAAAAATCTACTGTACAGGATGGTGCCAATAGTAACCAATACTGTTTTatgtacttgaaatttgctaaaagagtagattttatgCTAAGTATACTTCTCACACACAATCACGGAATGATGATAATAATtaacagagaaatggaagaatcTTTTGGAGAAGAGAGATATGTTCATGGcatagatagtggtgatgatttcaGAAGTACATACATATCTCCAAACTCATTAagttgtacacattaaatatgtacCATTATttatgtcaatcatacctcaataaagtggttttaaaaaataagattttaaaaatatacaaatcaaaAACAGTTAAATGTACGGTCCTTAAGATACTTACCTGGAAGTGAAATACTGACCAATGTTCCCTGATATTAGACCTAATCAACCCCACAACTTTGGAGCCTGGTAGCAATTTTTTGTTGCTTACTCACTGTGAACATTGAGGAGTTCCTTCATCTTTCTGAGCTTCTATTCCTTCCTCTGTAAAGAGGGATAATTCCACTGAATTCTTCTACTTATTTTAAAGGGTATCCACAGTTCTAGAAAGGCATGCAATGGCACTGGTCATTGTAGAATCACATGGGAAATATGGAGAAGAAGACTTGAAGTTGATCATTTACGAAAGAGAAGTCATTCCTGGAATCCATAAAAACACTATGTAAAATGTTAAATgggcttaattaaaaaaaaaaaaaaaaaaaaaaccagaattcaTCATATGTTTAAATGGTGAGTGGTAAATGGGTTTCCATGTATTGGGTTGCTTTAGTATTTGGTATGCCTCTGTAAAGTGTAACACTTACAATAAAAgtacaattttcaaaaatgtgtgtTTTGGAGGGGGTAGGAATGTGTTTTCATATCACACATAAGATCATGTAAAATATGTAGAGAGCACACAACATTCTATCAGATCATTGTTACATGGGGATTCTTGATTTTGTAGATTCATTCAAAAGGTAGCCTCAGGCCCACAAATCCCTTATTGCCACTGAAAGATACATACGTGGGGTTGAAGAGCAGAAAGCAATGAAGTCCTTCTCCACGTGGGTCTTGTAAACAGCGTCTTCCTCCAGGTTCTCAGGTGACCGTGAAGAGGCCACTTCCAAGGATGCTGGAGAGTCTCTGACCCACAGTTCCCCACGGTTTGCTGTAGAGACATTAACTTTCTGCACACTGCTGTGCCTCCCACAGAATGGCTATCACAGTTGCCCACCTTGTTCTTTTTGAATATTCGTTCTTACTGGTTTCATACATATAGAGCCACACagatacaaatacacacacacacacacacacacacacacacacaccacttagCTTTCTCTCCAGTGTCATTCAACAATGTGCCTACTGATAGTGAAATCATCTTGAATTtaccatttttagaaaaaaaaatctgttttctttcgaaAAATAGCTTCCCAGAGCTATGAGACaattggtctcaaattcctgacctcaagccatcctcctgtcttggcctcccaaagtgttgggattataggcatgaaccaccatccTCAGCCAGCCATGAGACAATTGAATCTCTGGAGCAAAATTGAACTGCAACATTCTAAAGTTCCGTGACTTGTTTACTAATATCCCCCTCAATAATTATAAGAAAAGGGGATGCTGTTTTACATAATGGCCCCAGTttcaaataaaattcttctcAAACCACTCAATGTCCAAATGTCtgtaaaacatttacaaatcaaGCTATCATGAAAATGATTCCATTCCAAAGTTTCAATATTTCTGTTTAACTTTGATTTAGGGATTCTGATGATCTCCTTCACTGCTTACTGTGGATAAAATTGTACAGAAATTTCTCCTCTGATGAGATAATTTCTCATTATACTAGACCCTTAGGTAGAGTTTTTTTAGAATTCATTATACTTTGTTTGCACTGGATGGGGTCTAACATTGTTTCCCCTAAATATAAACCAAATATCACAATCCTCTGCATACACCTTCGTAACTGTTAGATGTTCAGTCTCAGCACTCACCACCTCTGCAGGCCTGGACAATGATGACCTTGGGTTTGTCCTTTAGACTGAGGCAGTTTCGGTTGTTGAATATCTGGAAGACGGTGTCATAAAGCAGCACATCTGGGTTTTTCTCATCATGTGCAGTTCCGCAGATTCCCTCCAGGATGCCATGAGACATGAGCACTAGGAACGTGCTATCGGAGGACTTGTGCTCTGGTCGGGCAGCAAATGCCCTCAGCGCTGACTCCATATCCTGTAAAAGAGCAATGTCTAACTTCAGTCAGAGAAGCATCACAATTAATAGGACGTCCCAGATTTACCATGAGTGAAACAAGAAGCGTATGTGACATCTGGGTCATGGTGCTTCACATATTGCTTATTCAGTCACGACAactgttttatggttttatttttccttctctatggGGCTATGGgttcccattttctctttctgctgaCATACTCTCTTCTTAGTATATTGTATATTGTTATGTGTTACtcatgttactttttcttttccatctcaatattttctcttcctaCCTACCAAGAGTCATGTGTTATAAATGCAACACAGCACTTTCTTTGTAAAATCCATCCCACTATGCTTAGAATAGAATCAAACTTCTGGCCTGACCATACTCCACCCTCATACTGTGTCCATTCTCCTTCAACCTCTAGTCACACTGATCTTCTCTTTGTGCTTCTCATGTGCCAGGTTCATTTTCAGCTCAGCTCTTTCACAGTAGCGTCTCCTACTTTGAAGGCACTGCATTCGTGTCTTTCCAAAGCCGTCTCCAACCAATCCAAAAACATTGCTCCCCACGCTGCAATTCTGtctcatgtttcctttttcttttctttttgcttacttTTGGCTGTCTTGTCACTATTTTATAGGCATACGTATGCACACCTGGTGCTTGaagttgtcttttttcttaaaatttcactGTTTCTACTGTAACCTAGATGAATGCCGGCTGGGAACTTCCTGTCTCATTTACAGACCTATTCCCAATGTTAAAAATAGCTCTTGGCACCAGGTTTAGGACTCAATATTTGTTTTACAAGTGTACTCCCATTTAGCATTCATTAGTCTATAATTTTCTGGGGATTCTTGGGGCTACATCCCAATCACATGATTTTGGAATTCaataagaaacatgaaaacatgtgCCAATCATGTTTAGTCTAGTTTTCCAGAATTGAGGATATTTGGAGGACCAAAGAGACATAGATTTACCAATCTAGTACTCTCAttttgcatacacacacacacacacaggttgtTAAACCTTGTTGAGCTCGTTGAAACTAAATAGTTATTAGAAGGATGTGTGTtgaatatgtatgtgtttgtggcGACTGAGGGGTTCTTACCCTGGCTGTCAGATTCTCTTCTACATCCACACTATAGTCCAGACCCTCAAGCAGCTCCTTCATCCCTGTGATGTCAAAGTCAGCTCCATTCCTTGGAGGCAGATGGTCAAACTCTGTATTGCATATGATGAGAGCCAGGCGTGTGCGGTCATTTCTCTCCTTTATTGGATAGATCTGCAGGATATGGAGATGCAGTAAATTTAATTTACTCAAGTCTTCTTTCAGCCCCCTTATGCCTGTCAATGTTGCTTTTTAAGTCTTCATGCAGCTGCTTTCTGCTCTAACTTGCATCAAAGACACTGACTTTCTCTCTCTGAGGAACCCAGGGAAAGAACCACGACATATCTGAAATGGTTATTCGAGAATCTTGAGGAAACTAGATAATTTCTaccccttttcttctctcttctcttcttcaacTACTCCAATCTTTCTTAGCATTCAAAGTTCAGGTCAAATTTCATACAAAGCAAGAGATGTTGTCATTGGCTCCATTGAAAAATGAATACAGCAAAAGTCTTTGCCTTTGG
The sequence above is a segment of the Theropithecus gelada isolate Dixy chromosome 14, Tgel_1.0, whole genome shotgun sequence genome. Coding sequences within it:
- the LOC112605779 gene encoding caspase-4 isoform X1; translated protein: MAEGNRRKKPLKMLESLGKDFLTGVLDNLVEQNLLNWKEEEKKKYYDAKTEDKVRVMADSIQEKQRMAGQMLLQTFFNIDQISPSKKAHLNMEARPPESGESADALKLCPHEEFLRLCKERAEEIYPIKERNDRTRLALIICNTEFDHLPPRNGADFDITGMKELLEGLDYSVDVEENLTARDMESALRAFAARPEHKSSDSTFLVLMSHGILEGICGTAHDEKNPDVLLYDTVFQIFNNRNCLSLKDKPKVIIVQACRGANRGELWVRDSPASLEVASSRSPENLEEDAVYKTHVEKDFIAFCSSTPHNVSWRDSTMGSVFITQLVTCFQKYSWCCHLEEVFRKVQQSFETPRAKAQMPTIERLSMTRYFYLFPGN
- the LOC112605779 gene encoding caspase-4 isoform X2 codes for the protein MLESLGKDFLTGVLDNLVEQNLLNWKEEEKKKYYDAKTEDKVRVMADSIQEKQRMAGQMLLQTFFNIDQISPSKKAHLNMEARPPESGESADALKLCPHEEFLRLCKERAEEIYPIKERNDRTRLALIICNTEFDHLPPRNGADFDITGMKELLEGLDYSVDVEENLTARDMESALRAFAARPEHKSSDSTFLVLMSHGILEGICGTAHDEKNPDVLLYDTVFQIFNNRNCLSLKDKPKVIIVQACRGANRGELWVRDSPASLEVASSRSPENLEEDAVYKTHVEKDFIAFCSSTPHNVSWRDSTMGSVFITQLVTCFQKYSWCCHLEEVFRKVQQSFETPRAKAQMPTIERLSMTRYFYLFPGN